One window from the genome of [Clostridium] celerecrescens 18A encodes:
- a CDS encoding ABC transporter substrate-binding protein: MKKMVSLMVAAALVAGGISGCSKAAVKETSGGAAGQEKTAETTASQESGGGEKSPVTLTYWQHSSAARDDMMTELVKTFEEQNPDIKVNLEFIPEADYSQKLIPALATDTAPDVFQIQSGMVSKLAQSGAIKPLAESVMSADSITAGFVPAAVDGLKYDGKYYGMPTDLQTIVLLWNKKLVSEAGLDAEKGPQTWEEFFDWARKLTKTEDGKLVQSGWGGTGYAPEVLSIIKQYGGTFYDDTAGQYVFADDPKVLEAIKAYIASYKTDKVYNTEFVKSWAGFRQGLIGMMLGHPAMIGNLPQTAPDLDFGVGLIPAKGESRATCVTSWGYVMSAKAPDEAATRFIQFLSSEDVEKQWTEKTGELPARKTLLEDAGLKSELKVAVAIESLNDSFVGVLQTSALNTIWTESMDRILKTDEPLETILKDAQSKMNDELKNPV; encoded by the coding sequence ATGAAGAAAATGGTATCACTGATGGTCGCAGCGGCGTTAGTGGCTGGAGGAATCTCTGGCTGTTCAAAGGCAGCTGTAAAGGAGACATCCGGAGGGGCAGCAGGCCAGGAAAAGACAGCAGAAACAACAGCTTCCCAGGAAAGCGGCGGTGGAGAAAAGTCTCCAGTGACGCTGACATACTGGCAGCATTCCAGTGCGGCGAGAGATGATATGATGACCGAGCTTGTCAAAACATTTGAAGAGCAGAATCCGGATATTAAGGTAAATCTGGAATTTATTCCGGAGGCAGATTACAGTCAGAAACTGATTCCTGCACTTGCAACTGATACAGCTCCCGATGTATTTCAGATACAGTCCGGAATGGTGTCAAAACTTGCGCAGTCCGGAGCCATAAAACCACTGGCTGAAAGCGTTATGTCTGCAGATTCGATCACGGCTGGTTTTGTGCCTGCGGCAGTAGATGGTTTGAAATACGACGGCAAATATTACGGTATGCCTACAGACTTACAGACAATCGTACTGTTATGGAATAAAAAGTTGGTGTCTGAGGCTGGTCTTGATGCGGAAAAAGGTCCGCAGACCTGGGAAGAATTTTTTGATTGGGCGAGAAAGCTGACAAAGACAGAAGACGGCAAGCTGGTTCAGTCCGGATGGGGTGGAACGGGATATGCACCGGAAGTGCTTTCCATAATAAAGCAGTACGGTGGTACCTTCTATGATGACACGGCAGGTCAGTACGTATTTGCTGACGATCCGAAGGTCCTGGAGGCGATAAAAGCTTACATAGCGTCATACAAAACCGACAAGGTATATAACACGGAATTCGTAAAAAGCTGGGCCGGTTTCAGGCAGGGTCTGATCGGCATGATGTTAGGCCATCCAGCCATGATCGGCAATTTACCGCAAACAGCTCCCGATCTGGATTTTGGAGTGGGGCTGATTCCGGCAAAGGGAGAGAGCCGTGCAACCTGCGTGACCTCATGGGGCTACGTAATGAGCGCGAAGGCTCCAGATGAGGCGGCTACCCGGTTCATACAGTTTTTAAGCAGCGAGGACGTGGAAAAGCAGTGGACAGAGAAGACGGGAGAGCTGCCGGCCAGAAAAACACTCTTAGAGGATGCGGGCTTAAAATCAGAGCTGAAAGTGGCGGTTGCCATTGAATCCCTGAATGATTCATTTGTTGGGGTGCTCCAGACCTCTGCGCTTAATACCATCTGGACAGAATCTATGGATCGGATTTTAAAGACAGATGAACCGCTTGAAACCATCTTAAAGGATGCCCAGAGCAAAATGAATGATGAATTAAAGAATCCGGTATAA
- a CDS encoding PHP domain-containing protein has translation MVDYHVHTTFSDGERTPKEVIDLAVALGIEKLAITDHFDVYDPGLSGHQKTTGELLRHFDRIRNLAGGKPITVYCGIETCTDEYGHLRIDRECLSACDLIITSPHYIEGDYPFRQGVYFCDAYWLAYKKKLLMMAAGEGHVLGHPEGYLPIGPMLVEGTTYEGRQEICRSISVEYFDPAFIQELGEQLKKSGKAYELHGATKTPREWVVEALAKQDILFSPGSDAHAVNILGKNERAMELVKKYNLKLYEPEHGRTCR, from the coding sequence ATGGTAGATTATCATGTACATACAACATTTTCCGATGGGGAAAGGACTCCAAAGGAAGTCATAGATCTGGCTGTCGCTCTGGGCATTGAAAAGCTGGCAATTACGGACCATTTCGATGTATATGATCCGGGGCTTTCAGGACATCAAAAGACTACAGGGGAGTTACTCCGTCATTTTGACAGAATCAGAAATTTGGCTGGGGGAAAACCGATTACGGTCTATTGCGGCATTGAGACCTGTACGGATGAATACGGGCATTTGCGCATTGACCGGGAATGCCTTTCTGCCTGTGATCTCATTATAACCAGTCCCCATTATATAGAGGGAGACTATCCCTTTCGGCAGGGAGTGTATTTCTGTGATGCCTACTGGCTGGCTTATAAGAAAAAGTTGCTTATGATGGCAGCAGGAGAAGGACACGTACTGGGTCACCCGGAAGGATACCTTCCCATCGGGCCGATGCTGGTCGAGGGTACGACTTATGAGGGAAGACAGGAAATCTGCAGAAGCATCAGCGTGGAATACTTTGATCCTGCATTTATCCAGGAGTTGGGAGAGCAGCTTAAGAAAAGTGGGAAGGCATATGAGCTGCATGGTGCCACGAAAACGCCAAGAGAATGGGTGGTAGAGGCGTTGGCAAAGCAGGACATTTTATTTTCGCCAGGAAGCGACGCTCATGCTGTCAACATCCTTGGGAAAAATGAGCGGGCTATGGAATTGGTAAAAAAATACAATCTTAAATTGTATGAACCGGAACACGGTCGTACATGCAGATAA
- a CDS encoding carbohydrate ABC transporter permease yields MKVSQGAVSRNRITMHKAVPYFFIAPSIIYIFLVTLVPAIMALPISFTDWSALSPKKNFVGLDNYIRLMGDKDFWKSCLVMGQFFIYVPLVMAAGLGTALLLNIKIKGVKLFRLIFYSPVITSTIAAAILFEYFFQPSFGLFNSILGFFGLKSLGWVENASTAVLSVIIFKVWKGFGEAMLIYLAGLQDVPAEIKEASAIDGASGWQTFRYITFPMLRPAHIYLLMKNVIGVFMIFQETYMLKGPLNSTRTVVNYIYEKGFQSYQMGYASAMSFGLFFIVLLITLVQYKATKMDVL; encoded by the coding sequence ATGAAAGTATCTCAAGGCGCAGTAAGTCGGAACCGGATTACTATGCACAAGGCAGTGCCGTATTTTTTTATTGCACCATCCATCATTTATATATTTCTTGTTACTCTGGTGCCGGCCATCATGGCTCTGCCCATCAGCTTTACAGACTGGTCGGCCTTAAGCCCGAAAAAAAATTTTGTAGGACTTGATAATTATATCAGGCTCATGGGGGATAAGGATTTTTGGAAGTCGTGCCTTGTCATGGGCCAATTTTTTATCTATGTGCCTCTAGTTATGGCCGCAGGTCTGGGTACTGCGCTGCTGCTGAATATAAAAATTAAGGGCGTCAAATTATTCCGTCTTATATTTTATTCACCGGTTATTACCTCCACAATTGCTGCGGCGATTCTGTTCGAATATTTCTTCCAGCCCAGTTTTGGTCTGTTTAACAGTATCTTAGGCTTTTTTGGCCTAAAGAGTCTTGGCTGGGTGGAAAATGCCTCTACAGCCGTACTGTCTGTTATTATCTTCAAGGTGTGGAAGGGGTTCGGAGAGGCCATGTTGATCTATCTGGCAGGACTTCAGGATGTTCCAGCCGAGATAAAAGAAGCATCCGCCATCGATGGAGCAAGCGGCTGGCAGACATTCCGATACATTACGTTTCCTATGCTGCGCCCTGCCCATATTTACCTTCTCATGAAAAATGTAATCGGCGTTTTTATGATTTTCCAGGAGACCTATATGTTAAAGGGACCGCTAAACAGCACCAGAACTGTTGTGAACTACATTTACGAAAAAGGATTTCAAAGCTATCAGATGGGATACGCATCCGCAATGTCCTTCGGTCTGTTTTTTATTGTGCTGCTCATTACTTTGGTCCAATATAAAGCAACCAAAATGGATGTATTATAG
- a CDS encoding alkaline phosphatase family protein: MTKKRLIYINLDGFGKYYYDQMSAGKEALPNIKKLVKRGVLFEQAYTGIPSITVPMQTGIVSGCYSDRTGNCDKYWDREANEIILTGRLNRAQTIGETLAEEGRTFVSIQQFALEGKGAVRGKRDRLYTEPGGDYRIRFSMLLKLIRENVIEDKGTVYEYPEFPEAVFLYIDDLDSVGHNPPWCYADSERKRVDNVCRVLEGIDEMLGEMFNSLEEKGLFDSMYLLLTTDHGMISYRGKSRLGDFICALEEWGFRVAVCKEGKVEMKDYDILLTSHDIQCQMFLNEKSEDLRAMKVEALKKCIIKLPYVETVMTAKELADRGVYRDYADLLISPAEGESFSLYPLDQEHLYATHDSLHKKCQHIFTAMAGPGIRSDYRENSLVYTKDLIPTLAYCLGWKQPRDATGRWLTSILREEMER; the protein is encoded by the coding sequence ATGACGAAAAAACGTCTCATCTACATCAATCTTGATGGTTTTGGAAAATACTATTATGATCAGATGAGTGCAGGGAAGGAGGCCCTCCCTAATATAAAAAAGCTTGTGAAAAGAGGTGTTTTATTTGAACAGGCTTATACTGGAATACCGTCCATTACCGTCCCAATGCAGACAGGAATTGTCAGCGGCTGCTATTCAGACCGAACGGGAAACTGCGATAAGTATTGGGATAGGGAGGCCAATGAAATAATTCTTACAGGACGCCTTAACCGGGCGCAGACCATAGGTGAAACACTTGCAGAGGAAGGAAGAACCTTCGTATCCATCCAGCAGTTTGCGCTGGAAGGAAAGGGCGCTGTCAGGGGGAAGAGAGACAGGCTTTATACGGAACCTGGTGGTGACTACAGGATACGTTTCTCCATGTTATTGAAGCTTATACGGGAAAATGTCATAGAGGATAAGGGAACCGTATATGAGTATCCGGAATTTCCGGAAGCCGTGTTCCTGTACATAGACGATCTGGATTCTGTGGGTCATAATCCTCCCTGGTGCTATGCAGATTCGGAACGAAAGCGTGTTGATAACGTCTGCCGGGTGCTGGAGGGAATTGATGAGATGCTGGGGGAGATGTTTAACAGTCTGGAAGAGAAAGGACTGTTTGATTCTATGTATCTCCTTCTGACCACAGACCATGGCATGATTAGCTACAGAGGGAAAAGCCGGTTAGGTGACTTTATATGCGCCCTGGAGGAATGGGGATTCCGAGTAGCTGTATGTAAAGAAGGAAAAGTGGAAATGAAGGATTATGATATCCTTTTAACCTCCCATGATATTCAGTGTCAGATGTTCTTGAATGAAAAGTCAGAAGACTTGAGGGCAATGAAGGTGGAAGCTTTAAAGAAATGCATCATTAAGCTGCCTTATGTGGAAACAGTCATGACAGCGAAGGAGCTTGCGGACCGGGGCGTGTACCGGGATTATGCAGACCTTTTAATCAGTCCGGCGGAGGGAGAAAGCTTTTCCTTATATCCCCTTGACCAGGAACATTTATATGCGACCCATGACAGCCTTCATAAGAAATGCCAGCACATTTTTACAGCAATGGCAGGGCCTGGTATAAGGTCAGATTACCGGGAAAACTCCCTGGTGTACACTAAGGATCTAATTCCCACGCTGGCATATTGTTTGGGCTGGAAACAACCCAGAGATGCAACCGGCAGGTGGCTTACTTCGATTCTGAGAGAAGAAATGGAAAGGTGA
- a CDS encoding ROK family protein, whose amino-acid sequence MKAGKETIKYINKQNILNVFREKNEVTKAEIMGVTKLSAATVSNLIQELMEETLLTEKYYGESSGGRKPMIYSLNGERVRILTVKVTTKGILAGIVNLKGEIIWHKSLPVRIHDEATFRSAMKEAAAQLKEQQRNLMEQISIVAYSIPGVICYSTRSIVYSAALYLENVDLQALSDRLFNKDMEVYVFKDTDALILGEYYGTGKDSRNMVYLLCDQGVGMSVISEGNLLRLTGCGLEIGHTTIDLHGLPCKCSSTGCVGTLLGEKPAAAQYTQIYETIYPETIFDGTTLSYDVLIDRSLEGKDKIASRVMREQIELLSVVVVNTVNLFNPDLVVIGGPVARIPEMAGTVEAWVKKKALKPFTSSISIKAPTLGNHASLYGMAEYVLDKEVFTAVSIRKLTGFLA is encoded by the coding sequence TTGAAGGCAGGAAAAGAGACAATTAAATACATAAACAAGCAAAACATATTGAATGTTTTCCGGGAAAAGAATGAAGTGACCAAAGCCGAGATCATGGGAGTTACGAAATTAAGCGCGGCTACGGTATCGAATCTGATTCAGGAGCTAATGGAAGAAACACTCCTGACAGAGAAATATTACGGTGAGTCCAGCGGCGGCAGAAAACCTATGATATACAGCTTAAATGGAGAAAGGGTTAGAATTCTTACTGTTAAAGTGACTACAAAAGGGATTCTTGCAGGAATTGTGAATCTGAAAGGTGAAATTATCTGGCATAAATCCTTACCAGTTAGAATTCACGATGAGGCTACATTTCGCAGTGCGATGAAAGAGGCAGCAGCTCAGCTTAAGGAACAGCAGCGAAATCTGATGGAACAGATATCTATTGTTGCATACAGTATACCGGGTGTTATTTGCTACAGTACAAGAAGTATCGTTTATTCCGCTGCACTATATCTGGAGAATGTTGATCTCCAGGCTTTGAGCGACCGGTTATTTAATAAGGATATGGAGGTTTACGTATTTAAGGATACGGATGCCCTGATTCTGGGGGAGTATTACGGAACAGGAAAGGACAGCCGAAACATGGTATACCTTCTGTGTGATCAGGGCGTCGGCATGTCGGTGATTAGTGAGGGGAACCTCCTGCGGCTAACTGGCTGCGGCCTTGAAATCGGACATACCACGATAGATCTTCATGGACTGCCGTGCAAATGCTCGTCTACAGGCTGTGTGGGGACACTTCTGGGAGAAAAGCCTGCGGCAGCGCAGTACACACAGATATATGAAACGATTTATCCGGAAACCATATTTGATGGTACTACGCTTTCTTACGATGTGCTGATTGACAGGTCATTAGAAGGAAAGGACAAAATTGCCTCAAGGGTCATGAGAGAGCAGATTGAATTACTTTCTGTGGTCGTGGTCAATACAGTTAATCTATTCAATCCCGATCTGGTAGTAATTGGCGGACCAGTGGCGAGAATTCCTGAAATGGCTGGTACAGTGGAGGCGTGGGTGAAGAAAAAGGCGCTTAAGCCATTTACCTCTAGTATATCGATTAAGGCTCCCACGCTGGGAAATCACGCATCGTTATATGGTATGGCGGAGTATGTGCTGGACAAAGAAGTATTTACTGCGGTTTCTATCAGAAAACTGACAGGATTTCTAGCCTGA
- a CDS encoding carbohydrate ABC transporter permease — translation MNKEKTKKVAVRVFFFLITLGLAVIIAFPFVWMIFASFKESKEFYVLKPTLLPEHFILDNFRQLFEKLNIGLYYWNSVIVTVTQVFSTIVIVLLAGYGFAKYEFKGKNVLFLMVLSSTMIPWVATIIPLYIMANQLKLVNTMAGLIIPGMADAFSIFLARNFMSAIPTPLLEAARIDGAGELLIFRKIVIPAVKPLIAVIAIQKMVGSWNAFQWPLLVVNSDKLRTLPLAIAKLSSQYYDSYNLKMAAAAVAIIPVLIIYIIFQRYLVEGVSLSGIK, via the coding sequence ATGAATAAAGAAAAAACGAAAAAAGTGGCTGTGAGGGTCTTTTTCTTCCTCATAACCCTAGGACTGGCTGTTATTATTGCCTTCCCCTTTGTGTGGATGATATTTGCTTCTTTCAAAGAATCGAAAGAATTTTATGTATTGAAGCCAACATTGCTGCCGGAACATTTTATTCTGGATAATTTCAGGCAACTGTTTGAAAAATTGAATATAGGTCTTTATTACTGGAACAGCGTGATAGTTACAGTCACACAGGTGTTTTCAACAATTGTTATCGTCCTGTTGGCAGGTTATGGATTTGCAAAGTATGAATTTAAGGGAAAGAATGTACTATTTCTTATGGTTCTGTCTTCTACCATGATTCCATGGGTGGCCACGATTATCCCGCTTTATATCATGGCAAACCAGTTAAAGCTGGTAAATACCATGGCCGGCTTAATCATACCAGGGATGGCAGATGCCTTCAGCATCTTTTTGGCAAGAAATTTCATGTCGGCCATTCCAACGCCGCTTTTAGAAGCTGCAAGGATAGACGGAGCGGGAGAATTGCTGATTTTCAGGAAAATCGTAATTCCTGCAGTAAAGCCTCTGATTGCGGTCATTGCCATTCAAAAGATGGTAGGAAGCTGGAATGCATTCCAGTGGCCTCTTCTTGTGGTGAACTCAGATAAGTTAAGGACACTTCCACTAGCCATTGCCAAGCTGTCTAGCCAGTATTACGATTCATACAACTTAAAAATGGCTGCTGCTGCTGTGGCTATCATTCCGGTTTTAATCATATACATCATATTCCAGAGATATTTAGTGGAAGGCGTGTCGCTATCCGGAATTAAATAG